A single region of the Serinus canaria isolate serCan28SL12 chromosome 11, serCan2020, whole genome shotgun sequence genome encodes:
- the LOC103816903 gene encoding 5-hydroxyisourate hydrolase-like, whose protein sequence is MAFCVGSPATGPWPMSGTQESQADGMSEVGKGTLTTHVLNTATGLPAAGLAVRLAQLQEPGLQWMELAQRHTDADGRCQPLLAPGQAKAGTYKLHFETAEYWQGLGHTSFYPFVEVVFIITDPAQKLHVPLLISPYSYTTYRGS, encoded by the exons ATGGCGTTTTGTGTGGGGTCACCAGCCACAGGTCCCTGGCCGATGAGTGGGACACAGGAGAGCCAG GCTGATGGGATGTCTGAGGTGGGAAAGGGCACCCTGACCACCCACGTGCTGAACACGGCCACGGGGCTGCCGGCAGCCGGCCTTGCTGTCcgcctggcccagctgcaggagccaggactGCAGTGgatggagctggcacagag GCACACGGATGCGGATGGGcgctgccagcccctcctggcacCGGGACAGGCCAAGGCTGGCACCTACAAGCTGCACTTTGAGACAGCTGAGTACTGGCAGGGACTGGGGCACACCAGCTTCTACCCCTTCGTGGAG GTTGTCTTCATCATCACTGACCCGGCACAGAAGCTCCACGTCCCACTGCTGATCAGCCCCTACTCCTACACAACGTACCGGGGCAGTTAG